A genomic region of Papaver somniferum cultivar HN1 chromosome 7, ASM357369v1, whole genome shotgun sequence contains the following coding sequences:
- the LOC113299526 gene encoding uncharacterized protein LOC113299526 has translation MELPVDCNRDEAIRAMELAERKMNSEDYAGARRMAIRAQKLYPSIENITRMLTVCEVHCSAEFKINDGKDLDWYGILQIEQTANDKTIKQQYRKLALLLHPDKNKFPGARGAFNLINDAQMFLSDQTKRKGFDHRLKLMSSGQQRPSEPQPVRNNFTSFNHASTSTAAQFTSTNARQQNQHQTQPVFGNGQQTFLTACPFCSSTNQSYREKINKAIRCQNCRQPFIPYELNIAAPVSQPPIKTGRAYVVGGAPKPEGKGVDVHAETATERKGIPAEREQSGIKNRKRGRNPELEEDSVRCDSGSSFTVEKDADHKAGQNSGLNSGRVTRTTSRQKHDVSCKENVSHDNDLPIGSRRKTTKLDEPGVKVEKYEKKAPVEERTPGCNAGKGKKNGEEVTADGDSNEGPGKVDAEVPDPDFCDFDKDRSETCFAVDQMWAIFDDLDGMPRFYARIKKVYSPFKVGITWLDFVAGDLDETAWRRSLLPVACGKFKHEKNDTVEDICIFSHRIVWDKGVRNSYMIYPRKGETWALYKNWNINWSSDPNNHRKYEYELVVVLSDYSQTSGILVARLVKLKGFVCLFKPTKTNGMASFQIPSNEVLKFSHRVPSCRTNGQERAGVPEGYFELDPASLPTNLPEVSAFIDVEAGIAEDGKSNGSFNYVSEEKPHQPKKRKNPDEKSTLNESSPGRTRSSSKMSNGYYKSANEEPAEKCVSETFSAPDGVTAKTERVSEQVTSVTVDPCVLPESEFYGFEVDKTQDKFQAGQVWALYCELDGLPKYYAQIKKVESTPEFKLNIQWLEACSPPKGVLRWRDNSKMPTCCGVFSSGEKTEFNDTATFSHLLKGAAAVKRNRFEIYPRKGEVWAIYRNFSSKLSSSDLQTCQYDIGEVAEVDGAMKVLVLEKVSDYKTVFKRKSGHESIVEIPHHELLRFSHQIPAIQLTDEKEGTLRGCWELDPKAIPVSFFNSKFCFK, from the coding sequence ATGGAGTTACCAGTGGACTGCAACAGAGATGAAGCTATCAGAGCCATGGAATTGGCTGAGAGGAAGATGAACAGCGAGGATTATGCAGGCGCCCGCAGAATGGCCATTAGAGCCCAAAAACTATATCCGAGTATAGAAAATATCACTCGGATGCTAACTGTTTGTGAGGTACACTGTTCTGCTGAGTTTAAGATAAATGATGGGAAGGACCTGGACTGGTATGGTATTCTTCAGATTGAGCAAACTGCTAATGATAAAACCATTAAGCAGCAGTACAGAAAGCTGGCGCTCCTACTTCATCCTGATAAGAACAAATTTCCTGGTGCAAGAGGGGCCTTTAATTTGATCAATGATGCACAGATGTTTCTTTCTGATCAGACGAAACGTAAGGGGTTTGATCATAGGCTCAAGTTAATGAGTTCTGGTCAACAGAGGCCTTCTGAACCACAACCAGTTAGGAACAACTTCACATCTTTTAATCATGCAAGTACTAGTACAGCAGCACAATTCACTAGCACAAATGCTCGGCAGCAAAATCAGCACCAAACCCAACCAGTGTTTGGTAATGGCCAGCAGACATTCTTGACTGCATGCCCTTTTTGTAGCTCAACGAACCAATCttacagggaaaaaataaataaagctaTTCGCTGTCAAAATTGCAGGCAACCTTTTATTCCCTATGAGTTGAACATTGCGGCACCGGTATCACAGCCACCCATAAAGACAGGTAGGGCTTATGTTGTTGGCGGGGCACCTAAACCCGAAGGAAAAGGTGTGGATGTCCATGCGGAAACTGCAACAGAAAGAAAAGGTATACCTGCAGAACGTGAACAATCAGGTATCAAGAACAGGAAAAGAGGAAGAAACCCTGAATTGGAGGAGGATTCTGTCAGATGTGATAGCGGAAGCAGCTTTACCGTGGAGAAAGATGCTGATCACAAAGCTGGACAGAACTCTGGACTCAACAGTGGTCGTGTTACTCGCACTACATCTCGGCAAAAACATGATGTTAGTTGCAAAGAGAATGTAAGTCATGATAATGACTTACCAATTGGatcaagacgaaaaactactaaactCGATGAGCCTGGGGTTAAGGTAGAGAAATATGAAAAAAAGGCTCCTGTTGAAGAAAGAACACCAGGTTGTAATGCTGGAAAGGGCAAGAAAAATGGGGAGGAAGTAACTGCAGATGGTGACAGCAATGAAGGACCTGGAAAAGTGGACGCTGAAGTTCCAGACCCAGATTTTTGTGACTTCGACAAGGACAGAAGTGAAACATGCTTTGCAGTTGATCAGATGTGGGCCATTTTTGATGATTTAGATGGTATGCCCAGATTCTATGCACGGATTAAAAAAGTATATTCACCTTTCAAGGTGGGTATCACATGGTTGGATTTTGTTGCTGGTGATCTAGATGAAACTGCTTGGAGGAGAAGTTTGTTACCTGTTGCTTGTGGGAAATTTAAACATGAGAAGAATGATACCGTTGAAGATATATGTATATTCTCTCATAGGATAGTTTGGGATAAAGGTGTAAGAAACAGTTACATGATCTATCCCCGAAAAGGTGAAACATGGGCCCTCTACAAGAACTGGAACATTAACTGGAGCTCTGATCCGAACAACCACAGAAAGTATGAGTATGAACTTGTCGTAGTCCTTTCAGATTATTCGCAGACATCCGGCATTTTGGTCGCGCGTTTGGTCAAGTTGAAAGGTTTTGTATGTCTGTTTAAGCCAACTAAAACCAATGGCATGGCTTCCTTTCAGATACCGTCCAATGAAGTTTTAAAGTTCTCACATAGGGTACCTTCATGTAGAACGAATGGTCAAGAACGAGCTGGTGTCCCTGAAGGTTACTTTGAACTTGATCCTGCTTCCCTACCCACTAACCTTCCTGAAGTTTCTGCTTTTATTGATGTGGAAGCTGGGATAGCCGAGGATGGTAAAAGTAACGGGTCCTTTAATTATGTATCAGAGGAGAAGCCTCATCAGCCGAAGAAGAGGAAAAATCCCGATGAAAAGAGTACCTTAAATGAGAGCTCACCAGGTAGAACTAGGTCTTCTTCTAAGATGTCAAATGGATACTATAAAAGTGCAAATGAAGAACCTGCAGAGAAATGTGTTTCCGAAACTTTCAGTGCTCCAGATGGCGTGACAGCCAAGACAGAGAGAGTTTCGGAGCAAGTTACTTCTGTGACTGTAGACCCTTGTGTGCTTCCGGAGTCGGAATTTTATGGCTTTGAAGTTGACAAAACTCAAGACAAATTTCAAGCTGGTCAGGTATGGGCTTTGTATTGCGAGTTGGATGGCTTGCCCAAGTACTATGCTCAAATTAAGAAGGTGGAATCAACCCCAGAGTTCAAACTGAACATACAATGGCTTGAAGCTTGCTCCCCACCTAAGGGTGTGCTCCGGTGGCGTGACAACAGTAAGATGCCTACGTGCTGTGGTGTTTTCTCTAGTGGTGAAAAGACGGAGTTTAATGATACTGCTACTTTCTCTCATCTTTTAAAAGGAGCAGCAGCTGTGAAGAGAAACAGGTTTGAGATATATCCAAGGAAAGGGGAGGTGTGGGCAATATACAGGAACTTTAGTTCCAAATTGTCTTCTTCTGACCTCCAAACATGCCAGTATGACATAGGAGAAGTTGCAGAGGTGGATGGTGCAATGAAGGTGTTGGTTCTGGAGAAGGTTTCTGATTATAAGACGGTTTTCAAGAGAAAATCAGGGCATGAATCCATAGTTGAAATACCACATCATGAGTTGCTTAGGTTCTCTCATCAGATTCCTGCAATCCAGTTGACTGATGAAAAGGAAGGTACACTGCGTGGATGTTGGGAGTTGGATCCCAAAGCAATACCTGTTAGTTTCTTTAATTCTAAGTTTTGTTTTAAATGA